In Bradyrhizobium sp. 1(2017), one DNA window encodes the following:
- a CDS encoding VWA domain-containing protein — protein MHDAVALPFHLLRPWWLLGLIPVVAIFAVLLWRQNVRAQWGAVIAPHLLDHLIVQPGRGRSVNPLYLVAAGMVLGIVGMSGPAWRRELPPFVEDKAPLMVVLAVGSSMNGTDVAPSRLERAKQKIGDLLGARAGARTGLIAYAGTAHLVMPLTDDRAVIEPFLAALAPGLMPTDGKNVADAIALAAASLATEAVAGTILLVADDLGSTDPGALGPVAGRNNLVMLAVSAQKSATSLGAGTVEVSIDGSDIVRLERRIESRFQAAEGDAFGTQWRDEGFWLLPPMALLSLLWFRRGTTVAWAIALALVMQAGQARAEDASRFTSLWLTPDQQGRLAFDRGDYKSAARLFADPMWRGIAAYRAYDFIAAAEEFSRVETIEGKFALGNAQAQNHAFEKAISIYDEILKVEPGNGAAKTNRAIVQAALDAREAKRRKQEQSDAPPPDLKPDEMRVDPKQKGGKTIKVSPQDITTAGAAEAWMRQVQTTPADFLKLKFAIQAAATPAGTKR, from the coding sequence ATGCATGACGCCGTCGCCCTTCCCTTCCATCTCCTGCGGCCATGGTGGCTGCTCGGATTGATCCCGGTCGTGGCGATATTCGCCGTGCTGCTCTGGCGGCAGAATGTGCGGGCGCAATGGGGCGCCGTGATCGCACCGCACCTGCTCGATCACCTGATCGTGCAGCCCGGGCGCGGACGCAGCGTCAACCCACTCTACCTCGTCGCGGCCGGCATGGTGCTCGGCATCGTCGGCATGTCGGGGCCTGCATGGCGACGCGAATTGCCGCCCTTCGTCGAGGACAAGGCGCCGCTGATGGTCGTGCTGGCTGTCGGATCGTCGATGAACGGGACCGATGTCGCTCCATCGCGGCTCGAGCGCGCCAAGCAGAAGATTGGCGATCTCCTCGGCGCACGCGCAGGCGCGCGGACTGGACTGATCGCCTATGCCGGCACCGCCCATCTCGTCATGCCGCTCACCGACGACCGCGCCGTGATCGAGCCCTTCCTGGCGGCGCTTGCGCCCGGATTGATGCCGACGGACGGCAAGAACGTCGCCGATGCAATCGCGCTCGCTGCAGCATCGCTCGCGACCGAGGCCGTCGCAGGCACGATTCTGCTGGTCGCTGACGACCTCGGCTCCACCGATCCTGGGGCGCTCGGGCCGGTCGCGGGGCGGAACAATCTGGTGATGCTCGCCGTGAGCGCGCAGAAATCCGCCACATCGCTCGGCGCGGGCACCGTGGAGGTCAGCATCGACGGATCGGACATCGTGCGGCTGGAGCGGCGGATCGAGAGCCGCTTCCAGGCGGCGGAAGGCGATGCGTTCGGGACGCAATGGCGGGACGAAGGTTTCTGGCTGCTGCCGCCGATGGCGCTGCTCAGCCTGCTCTGGTTCCGGCGCGGCACGACGGTGGCTTGGGCCATCGCTCTTGCTCTTGTGATGCAGGCGGGACAGGCAAGGGCCGAGGACGCATCCCGCTTTACGAGCCTGTGGTTGACGCCGGACCAGCAAGGGCGGCTTGCCTTCGATCGCGGCGACTACAAAAGCGCTGCCAGGCTGTTCGCCGACCCGATGTGGCGCGGGATCGCGGCCTATCGCGCCTACGACTTCATCGCCGCCGCCGAAGAGTTTTCGCGCGTCGAGACGATCGAGGGCAAGTTCGCGCTCGGCAATGCCCAGGCTCAGAACCACGCCTTTGAGAAGGCGATCAGCATCTATGACGAGATTCTGAAGGTTGAGCCCGGCAACGGCGCGGCCAAGACCAACCGCGCGATCGTGCAGGCCGCGCTCGACGCGCGCGAGGCGAAGCGCCGCAAGCAGGAGCAGAGCGACGCCCCTCCCCCCGATCTGAAGCCCGACGAAATGCGGGTCGATCCCAAGCAGAAGGGCGGCAAGACCATCAAGGTCTCGCCGCAGGACATCACCACCGCGGGGGCTGCGGAAGCGTGGATGCGGCAAGTACAGACCACGCCTGCAGACTTCCTCAAGCTGAAATTCGCGATCCAGGCCGCCGCGACGCCGGCAGGAACGAAACGATGA
- a CDS encoding BatD family protein, translating into MRPLLAAIALIIAAALLPSRVAQAQGSPPMPIVRVSIDPQRVVVGQQATLHVTVLAPNYMTSPPEVPSFQLRNAVTRQLQSVNTNDNQNGVPYAGVSLEFAIYPMEAGNFAVSDQKVHVKYAAEPPATREVDLALPGVSFEAFVPDAASGLEPFVAASHLVAEQSIKRSSDQLRAGDAVTRTITINAEGTPAMLLPARRFAEVNGLRLYPAQPAIRDKTEGRTGLLTATRVDAATYMLEQPGDYVLPAIDVGWWNIGSGKVETIHLDAVPLKVAANPAAGSTASIDRAAPDWTWSGIIDAIADHWLSALLTAVVIAGLAWAAPALVRRVAGAYRRHRQAYLQSEAFAFRRFRRAARRHDARGAYFLLLDWLAHVGEAASSRSLDAFRAAASDAALDREIDAVENELFAGRQDQSRWSPRRLLHHVGVARGRLRPREQSREASRLPRHLNPTGVAIAPAHAGRKPAR; encoded by the coding sequence ATGAGACCGCTGCTCGCCGCGATTGCGCTGATCATCGCCGCGGCCTTGCTGCCATCGCGGGTCGCGCAGGCACAGGGCAGCCCGCCCATGCCGATCGTGCGAGTGAGTATCGATCCGCAGCGCGTCGTGGTCGGGCAGCAGGCGACGCTGCATGTCACCGTGCTGGCTCCGAACTACATGACATCTCCGCCAGAGGTCCCGAGCTTCCAGCTTCGCAACGCTGTGACCCGGCAGTTGCAGAGCGTGAACACCAATGACAACCAGAACGGTGTGCCTTACGCTGGCGTAAGCCTGGAGTTTGCCATCTACCCGATGGAAGCGGGCAATTTCGCCGTCTCGGATCAGAAGGTTCACGTCAAATATGCCGCCGAACCGCCGGCTACGCGTGAGGTTGACCTCGCACTGCCGGGCGTGTCCTTCGAGGCGTTCGTGCCTGACGCGGCATCCGGGCTAGAGCCGTTCGTCGCGGCCAGTCATCTCGTTGCCGAGCAATCGATAAAGCGGTCATCGGATCAGCTCAGGGCGGGTGATGCCGTCACGCGGACCATCACGATCAACGCCGAGGGGACGCCCGCGATGCTGCTGCCGGCGCGGCGGTTCGCGGAGGTGAATGGTCTCAGGCTTTATCCGGCTCAGCCGGCAATCCGGGACAAGACCGAGGGGCGAACGGGCCTCCTGACCGCCACGCGGGTCGATGCCGCCACCTACATGCTGGAGCAACCCGGCGACTATGTGCTGCCTGCGATCGACGTTGGATGGTGGAACATCGGTAGCGGTAAAGTCGAGACGATCCACCTCGATGCCGTGCCGCTGAAGGTCGCAGCCAATCCGGCGGCCGGAAGCACCGCGAGCATCGATCGCGCGGCCCCCGACTGGACCTGGAGCGGGATCATCGACGCAATCGCGGACCATTGGTTGTCTGCCCTCCTCACCGCCGTCGTCATCGCCGGGCTCGCTTGGGCCGCACCCGCATTGGTTCGCCGTGTTGCCGGAGCTTATCGCCGCCATCGGCAGGCCTACCTGCAATCCGAGGCGTTCGCTTTTCGCCGATTCCGCCGTGCAGCGCGCCGGCACGATGCACGGGGAGCCTATTTTTTGCTGCTCGACTGGCTGGCGCATGTTGGAGAAGCCGCATCTAGCCGTTCACTGGACGCTTTCAGGGCAGCCGCAAGCGATGCCGCACTCGACCGCGAGATCGACGCTGTCGAGAACGAGCTGTTCGCTGGTCGGCAAGACCAGAGCCGCTGGTCGCCACGCCGGCTGCTGCACCATGTCGGGGTTGCTCGTGGCAGATTGCGGCCGCGCGAGC
- a CDS encoding vWA domain-containing protein — MLEFAWPWLLLALPLPILVWWWLPPYRARQASVHVPFFERLAAATGETPQRGAVVMERRAVQMIVAIAIWVLLVIALARPQWVGDAVTHEVSARDLILAIDISGSMDQRDFKTPDDETLTRLDGVKRVISDFIARRKGDRVALILFGTRAYVQVPFTQDLQTARQLLGQIEVGMAGEQTAIGDTIGLAIKSFAASTAKEKLLILLTDGNDTASRVPPEHAADIARQNGVVVYTIGVGDPAASGENRVDLGVLKAVASTTEGRFFRAEDGAQLQAIYVDIDRLSPAKLQTLSWRPKLPLFQWPLGAAVILGLVLWLALLIASEWRRGKAVGHA, encoded by the coding sequence ATGCTTGAGTTCGCCTGGCCATGGCTGCTGTTGGCGCTGCCGCTACCGATCCTGGTGTGGTGGTGGCTGCCCCCCTACCGCGCGCGTCAGGCTTCGGTCCATGTGCCGTTCTTCGAGCGCCTTGCGGCGGCGACCGGCGAGACGCCGCAGCGTGGTGCGGTCGTCATGGAGCGCCGTGCGGTTCAGATGATCGTGGCGATCGCGATCTGGGTGCTACTGGTTATTGCCCTGGCACGGCCGCAATGGGTCGGCGATGCCGTGACTCACGAGGTGTCCGCCCGTGACCTGATTCTGGCCATCGACATCTCGGGATCGATGGACCAGCGCGATTTCAAGACGCCGGATGACGAGACCTTGACACGGCTTGACGGCGTCAAGCGCGTCATCAGCGACTTCATCGCGCGCCGCAAGGGCGACCGTGTCGCGCTCATTCTGTTCGGCACGAGGGCCTATGTGCAGGTGCCGTTCACGCAGGATTTGCAGACCGCTCGACAACTGCTCGGCCAGATCGAAGTGGGCATGGCCGGCGAGCAGACGGCTATCGGCGACACGATCGGCCTCGCCATCAAGAGCTTTGCAGCGAGCACGGCGAAAGAGAAGCTCCTGATCTTGCTCACCGACGGCAACGATACGGCAAGCCGCGTTCCGCCGGAACACGCCGCCGACATTGCACGCCAGAACGGCGTCGTCGTCTATACGATCGGTGTCGGCGATCCCGCGGCTTCGGGCGAGAACCGTGTCGACCTCGGTGTCTTGAAGGCCGTGGCGAGCACGACGGAAGGACGCTTCTTCCGCGCCGAGGACGGCGCTCAGTTGCAGGCGATCTACGTCGACATCGACCGGCTCTCGCCGGCGAAGCTACAGACGTTGTCATGGCGGCCGAAGCTGCCCCTGTTCCAGTGGCCGCTGGGCGCGGCCGTGATCCTCGGGCTGGTGTTGTGGCTTGCGCTCCTGATCGCCAGCGAATGGCGTCGGGGAAAGGCGGTCGGTCATGCATGA